A stretch of Sphingomonas sp. JUb134 DNA encodes these proteins:
- a CDS encoding class I SAM-dependent methyltransferase, with the protein MKDDLTSASDDGALTASDWAGASGERWLANLDSLERMIEPIGTALLSHAGYRQGESVVDIGCGGGWTTRQIARAVGPEGGVVGVDISPVLIGAARERARDEEIANIAFEVADAASVMPAGAPFDRLFSRFGSMFFAVPYAAFANLRRMLVNGGRLDIAVWAPPGENPWFTAMMSVLARHVELPPPVPRAPGPFALGETDYVRDLLGNAGFDEPDIIAWEGTQYIGGRGNGAEEAASFTLESLHIGDLIKNLDPSGQAAVRDDLIRMFAGRETPEGVGLPSKALFVTAYAGRTA; encoded by the coding sequence ATGAAGGACGACTTGACAAGCGCATCTGACGACGGCGCATTGACCGCCTCGGATTGGGCCGGCGCCTCGGGCGAACGCTGGCTGGCCAATCTCGATAGTCTGGAGCGGATGATCGAGCCGATAGGGACCGCGCTGCTTTCCCATGCCGGCTACAGGCAAGGCGAGAGCGTCGTCGATATTGGCTGCGGCGGCGGATGGACAACGCGGCAGATCGCCAGGGCGGTCGGCCCGGAGGGCGGGGTCGTAGGGGTCGATATCTCGCCGGTTCTCATCGGAGCGGCGCGCGAGCGCGCGCGGGACGAGGAAATCGCGAACATCGCCTTTGAGGTCGCCGACGCCGCGAGCGTTATGCCGGCCGGGGCGCCATTCGACCGGCTGTTCTCTCGCTTCGGCTCGATGTTCTTCGCCGTTCCCTATGCCGCTTTCGCCAATCTGCGCCGCATGCTGGTGAACGGCGGCCGGCTCGATATCGCCGTCTGGGCGCCGCCGGGCGAGAACCCCTGGTTCACCGCCATGATGAGCGTGCTCGCGCGGCACGTCGAGCTTCCGCCGCCAGTGCCGCGCGCGCCCGGCCCCTTTGCGCTTGGCGAAACCGACTATGTGCGCGACCTGCTGGGCAATGCCGGCTTCGATGAGCCCGATATCATCGCGTGGGAAGGAACCCAATATATCGGCGGGCGGGGGAACGGGGCGGAGGAAGCCGCGTCCTTCACGCTGGAGTCCCTGCATATCGGCGATCTCATCAAGAATCTCGATCCTTCCGGACAGGCGGCCGTCCGGGACGATCTGATCCGCATGTTCGCAGGGCGGGAAACGCCCGAGGGCGTCGGCTTGCCGTCGAAAGCCCTGTTCGTCACAGCCTATGCCGGGAGGACGGCGTGA
- a CDS encoding DsrE family protein, which yields MTRRETRIALVAAALAAAGTTSASAQSAPDPRHPVIAGFGTITPMPGTAGQPDPSLAYRVVFDVTEGAEKPDQSNPGLDKVARFVNLLGSAGIRTERGDLVAVVHGPATMSVLGDAAYRARYGHDNPNTPLIAALAEAGVDIRVCGQALARQGIERQSVSRQVTVDLSAMTTLATLQLKGWSLIR from the coding sequence ATGACCCGGCGCGAGACGAGGATCGCCCTGGTCGCCGCCGCGCTGGCGGCCGCCGGGACGACGAGCGCCAGCGCGCAATCGGCGCCGGACCCCCGCCATCCGGTGATCGCCGGGTTCGGGACCATCACGCCGATGCCGGGAACGGCCGGCCAACCCGACCCCTCTCTTGCTTACAGGGTCGTGTTCGACGTGACGGAAGGAGCAGAAAAGCCGGACCAATCCAATCCCGGCCTCGATAAGGTTGCGCGGTTCGTGAACTTGCTTGGTTCCGCCGGCATCCGCACGGAGCGCGGAGACTTGGTAGCGGTGGTGCATGGGCCGGCAACCATGTCCGTCCTGGGCGACGCGGCCTATCGAGCGCGCTACGGGCATGACAATCCGAATACGCCGTTGATCGCGGCCCTGGCGGAGGCGGGCGTGGACATCCGCGTTTGTGGCCAGGCACTGGCGCGGCAGGGCATCGAGCGGCAGTCGGTATCGCGGCAAGTGACCGTCGATCTTTCCGCGATGACCACGCTAGCGACGTTGCAGCTCAAGGGATGGTCGCTGATCCGTTGA
- a CDS encoding DUF2474 family protein, translating into MKLDTTDKGGPLWRRLLWFAAIWLGSVTVLAAAAFAIRLVLKQ; encoded by the coding sequence ATGAAGCTGGATACCACTGACAAGGGCGGCCCCCTGTGGCGGCGGCTGCTCTGGTTCGCCGCCATCTGGCTCGGCAGCGTAACCGTCCTTGCGGCGGCCGCCTTCGCCATCCGGCTGGTGCTCAAACAGTAA